In Rhopalosiphum padi isolate XX-2018 chromosome 3, ASM2088224v1, whole genome shotgun sequence, the genomic stretch CCGGCGCCCACCACACACACCGCGAACACGGGACGGTACGGCCGGAAGGCCGCTACTGCGCGACCCGTGCCGGTACTGTGGAGGGCCGCACTGGAACAGTGACTGCCCCGCGAACGCCCCGGCTTCGGGAAACGCCAGGTGAGTCGGCGGACAGTTGTCCGCACCGCCGCCtctaatacacacacacacacacgccatCAACACCAGCCATCGGCATTATCGACGGGGATATAACCATCGAACGCGCATCGACACGCTCGGCGTTCTCACATATATCACCCGTCCACACACCTGAAATTTCTTCAAGTAGTAGGTCATCATCACCACACACCACGACCCTCACTACGAAATTTACACGTGCACCATTGGGATGTAAACGTAGCACAGAGGTAACCGAAACGGATGCCATGGTAATGGCGGTGCAAACCGCCACCAAGGACTCCGAAATCGCGGTTAAGAACCAGTTATCCCGCTACTACACACACCCGATGTCGAATAGTGTTAAACGAACATGCCCCGACAAAATTCCGACCCCAGCGGTCGAGCTCGAATTTAGGTCAGGCTTCGTAACAGCACTACTCGACTCACAAGCACAAAAATCATATGTAAGCCCGAacattgcacacacacacatggcACACCACAACACGGACAACCCACCCACGTACGAATGGCGGACGGACACACCACGGTAACAAGTGGTACCGCCACATTCGAAGCCAGAATAGGAGACCTTACGGTCACTTTCACCGCAGCCATTCTGGAAAATTTATACTGCGACATGCTCCTAGGACACGACTTCCTTGTAACCAACGAAGTCACCTGGGACTACACCACGAGCACTATACATTTAGGTTCACATACGAGAACAACGGCGTGCTGGAAGGGCCGGACCACCACCCACCGCCCTACATCAGACACCGATAATCTGCTAATACACGGCGACCCACACACACGCGCGAAAATCACCGACGTAATTCGCAACTATCCGGACGTTTTCAGCGGTAGACTAGGTCGCACCAGATTAATCGAACACGACATTCTCCTTAAAAACCAAACACCAATAGCGCTCAAACCATACCCCTATCCACACACGAAACAGGCCATAATAGACACATGATATGGGATATGGAACAACAGGGACTTGTAGAACAAAGCACCTCTCCGTGGGCCGCACCCGTCGTCTTAGCTAAAAAGAAAGACGGCTCAATGATGTCACTGAGTCCGACGCTTACCCGATGCCGGACCTCAATAATTTGATTCGTCAAATGCGAGGTGCCAAATTTTTCAGCATTTTGGACCTTAAGTCTGGATACTGGCAAGTACCACTTAACCAAAATGCTCGAAAATACACGGCATTCCGGACGAGTCGGGGTCTATATCAGTTTTGAGTACTACCCTTTGGCCTCAAAAACAGCCCCATGACCTTTGTACGACTAATGAACGAAGTTTTGAGGGGGTATGTGGACGACTTCGTATGTGTCTACCTTGACGACATAGTGGTGTTTTCGAACACCACGGACGAACACCAGTGCCACCTAGACAAAATTTTGGAACGTCTACATAGACACGGGCTGACATGCAACACCGAAAAATGCAGTTTCGGATCAACCGAAATCTTATTTCTCGGACACCTAGTCACCTCCGACGGCATAGATAAACAACCGGAGAAACTAGAATGCATCATGAACTTCCCCACACCCACCAAAATAAGGGACCTACGGAAATTCCTGGGCGTCTGCAACTGGTACAGCCAGTTTGTTGACTACTACGCGGACACCATAGCACCCCTAACGGATAGGCTCAAACAAGGGACTAAGTGGTCGTGGACCGAAACGGAACAGGcggcatttattaaaataaaacacgcaCTGTACGATTCGCCAAAACTGTCGACACCAGATTACGGAAAACCGTTCTGCCTACAAGCCGATACTAGCGAAATAGGAGCAGGTGCCGTTCTTTTCCAACGGGGTGACAGACCTGAGGAAAGACGGATAATCGCCTACGTGAGCAAAAAGTTTAGTGATACGCAGACTAGGTACGCCGCGGTCGAACGCGAGTGCCTCGCGATAATCTGGGCGACCGACAAGTTTAGACCTTACTTAGAAGCCCGCCACTTTAACCTATTCACAGACAACTCCGCCCTAACATGGCTCCACCGAGCCAAAAACACCAACTCCAAGTTGACCAGGTGGGCACTACAGCTGGCCAACCTGGACTTCAAAACCACGCACGTGCCCGGCGTACAGAACGAAGCGCTGGACATGCTGTCCCGCAACCCAGCCCCAGGACCCCCCGTAGACGAGGATCACTTCGAGGAATGGCTAGTAGGAGTACCCACCACCCAAATCACCACAACTACTAGCACGCCGGCCGACAACCTGTTCGCCACTACGGATCCGGGCAACACCACCAGCGAGCCCACCATAACACACGCTACGCTCGTGACGTGGCAGGCCAATGACCCCGACACACGTGACATAGTGAACAACGGTACACCGGACACGCCGGCGCGCAATACCAGGCAAGCCGCggaaaaaaagaacaaatatgtttttaccGACGGCCTCCTGCGAATAAATTTGCGCGACCACACACCCGTCATTATACCACGACAAAAAATCCGGAACGTGATTTGGACATACCACGATCACGTCCTAGCAAACCACTTGGGCTGGAAAGAAACTTACAGGGCGATAAAACAACGCTTTTACTAGAAAGGTCAAAAGAACGACATCCGACTGTACGTCAAGTCATGTCACATATGCGCGTGCACCAAACCACTAAACGCGCGCGCAGATGACCGCCAGAACACCCCGCCACCCCTGGGAGGTAATCAGCATAGACCTCATGGGCCCCTACCCGCGCACGAGTAGgggaaaacaatatttactgGTTGCCACGGATATGTTTAATAGGTGGACCGAGGCATGCCCCCTAGGGACAGCCACTACAAAAACAATAACCGAAACGCTCGAAAGAGAATTCTTTTCACGTTACGGATACCCCCGTGTGTGCCTAAGTGACAACGGCCCCCAGTTCGTAGCAAACGATATGCGCAACGCGATCGAACGGTGGGGAGCCGAGGGCTGGACAACTCCGGTATATCACCCAAGGGCCAACCTTGTCGAACGGCGCAAccaggaaataaaaaaaaggtctaCGCGCTTTACTCACCAACGGTAACCATAACACATGGGACACCAAAATACCCCCTATATTATTTTCGATCAGGAATAGACGCAACGTCCACACAGGATACCCCCCTCGGTACTCGTCCTCGGCAGAGAGGGCAAACGACCGGGTGATTGGGCACTGAGTAGGACAACTGCCGACCCGATTGAACACATAAATAGGGAGAGGGAAAAGCGTGAGAAAGACGTACTGGACATACCACCGATAACAGGTGGCCAGACGCAACCCACATTCAAAACAGGTGACGTCGTTTACTACAAAGCGCACGACAAATTTCACGCCGGTTTCGCACTAAAATGGTGGGGACCGGTAAGACTACACAAACGCGTAGGAAAAGGTGTATTCCTCACGGACCAACAACCACCGCGCAAAATTCACGTGTTATGTCTT encodes the following:
- the LOC132925287 gene encoding uncharacterized protein LOC132925287, whose amino-acid sequence is MGPYPRTSRGKQYLLVATDMFNRWTEACPLGTATTKTITETLEREFFSRYGYPRVCLSDNGPQFVANDMRNAIERWGAEGWTTPVYHPRANLVERRNQEIKKRSTRFTHQRIPPSVLVLGREGKRPGDWALSRTTADPIEHINREREKREKDVLDIPPITGGQTQPTFKTGDVVYYKAHDKFHAGFALKWWGPVRLHKRVGKGVFLTDQQPPRKIHVLCLKRAPTTTHPHSNTTTNR